Proteins encoded in a region of the Prochlorococcus marinus CUG1416 genome:
- a CDS encoding thioredoxin domain-containing protein, which translates to MQSESREPLLKPNFNAILVLLIAVIIISLILFRNIIFQSTYLLKSFGESSVDPEIAFKNNKPTFLEFYAEWCEVCKEMAPKVSSLKEEYEKDFNFVFLNVDNQKWDNYIRKFDVNGIPQVNLFDKKGNLRLTFIGKQEEFTIKDSIDQIEKEAKSHEEIINNEFSILKENNKNKVNPRSHG; encoded by the coding sequence ATGCAATCTGAGAGTAGAGAGCCACTATTAAAACCAAATTTTAATGCAATACTAGTTTTACTTATTGCTGTTATTATTATTTCTTTGATTTTATTCAGAAATATCATTTTTCAATCAACTTATCTTCTTAAGAGTTTTGGAGAATCATCTGTTGATCCTGAAATAGCTTTTAAAAACAATAAGCCTACTTTCCTTGAATTTTATGCTGAGTGGTGTGAAGTTTGCAAAGAAATGGCTCCAAAAGTATCTTCATTAAAAGAGGAATACGAGAAAGATTTTAATTTTGTTTTTTTAAATGTTGATAATCAAAAATGGGATAATTACATCCGGAAATTTGATGTTAATGGGATTCCTCAAGTTAATCTGTTTGATAAAAAAGGTAATTTAAGATTGACTTTTATTGGTAAACAAGAAGAATTTACAATAAAAGATTCTATTGATCAAATAGAAAAAGAAGCAAAATCTCACGAAGAAATTATAAATAATGAATTTTCAATATTAAAAGAAAATAATAAAAATAAAGTTAATCCTCGTAGTCATGGATGA
- a CDS encoding cob(I)yrinic acid a,c-diamide adenosyltransferase, which translates to MVISSSNSYSKSNPDVVKISSVNKINLKRFPQNGQIQIYQSSYRGSYSSIIRDSLRNAALGRKVLLVQFMKGGVKQGIANAVKLCGNLTWVRSSHSFDHYHSEEIENNKDLKESIHESTYELWDFCKKELLSGENDQIILDEISLAIEMKIIDKDDLISTLENRFISGDVILTGTDIPKDLLLMANQITELRS; encoded by the coding sequence ATGGTAATTAGTTCGTCTAATAGTTATTCCAAAAGTAATCCTGATGTAGTAAAAATAAGTTCTGTTAACAAAATAAACTTAAAAAGATTCCCGCAAAACGGGCAAATCCAAATCTATCAATCTTCTTATAGAGGAAGTTATTCCTCTATCATTAGAGACTCTCTTAGAAATGCTGCTCTTGGAAGGAAAGTGCTTTTAGTACAATTTATGAAAGGAGGGGTTAAACAAGGAATTGCTAATGCAGTAAAGCTTTGCGGTAATTTAACTTGGGTAAGATCATCACATTCTTTTGATCACTATCATTCTGAAGAAATTGAAAATAATAAAGACTTAAAAGAATCTATTCATGAATCTACTTATGAGTTATGGGATTTTTGCAAAAAAGAATTACTTTCTGGTGAAAATGACCAAATTATACTTGATGAAATTTCTCTTGCAATTGAGATGAAAATTATCGATAAGGATGATTTGATTTCAACACTTGAAAACCGATTTATATCAGGAGATGTAATCCTTACTGGTACAGATATTCCTAAAGATTTATTATTAATGGCTAACCAAATTACCGAACTTCGCTCATAG
- a CDS encoding DUF3084 domain-containing protein — protein sequence MAWILIIFIILLGGLIAPFADLLGTKIGKARFSILKLRPKKTATIVTIITGGFISAISIGLLILVSEEFRQRLFVDIPFLQRTLDESKKALLPLQEERKRLEDKIDNKEKELNKLKSDVKEFRRGNVVIKRGQTLFIAQVTSNSNIKLDLGKIYNSADIYVQEIVIPSKKNIKNILLWRPSDISEIEEVTSKGGNWIILIKSATNVLRGDNFVFVYPELLQNKIIVRRGEVITSEILEKKDVDYKQINSKIKILLRKTRDEIKLRGSIVNEITTRGDFIKKIRDTLKINQNNKYRLEVVSLKESKTADPIIVDLNISKL from the coding sequence GTGGCCTGGATTTTAATTATTTTTATAATATTGCTCGGGGGATTAATTGCACCATTTGCTGATCTGCTTGGTACAAAGATTGGTAAAGCAAGATTTAGTATCTTAAAATTAAGACCAAAGAAAACAGCGACAATTGTAACGATAATAACTGGAGGTTTTATTAGTGCAATATCTATAGGATTATTGATTTTAGTTAGTGAAGAATTTAGGCAAAGACTTTTTGTTGATATTCCTTTTTTACAAAGAACTTTGGATGAGAGCAAAAAGGCGCTTCTTCCTTTGCAGGAAGAAAGAAAGAGGCTTGAAGATAAGATTGATAATAAAGAAAAGGAATTAAATAAGCTAAAAAGTGATGTTAAAGAATTTAGAAGAGGAAATGTAGTTATTAAAAGAGGGCAGACTTTATTTATTGCACAAGTTACTTCTAATTCAAATATAAAATTAGATCTAGGGAAAATTTACAATAGTGCAGATATATATGTTCAGGAAATTGTAATTCCTAGTAAAAAAAACATAAAAAATATTCTTTTGTGGAGACCTAGTGATATTTCTGAAATTGAAGAAGTGACTTCAAAAGGCGGCAATTGGATCATATTGATTAAATCAGCAACTAATGTTTTGAGAGGAGATAATTTTGTTTTTGTATACCCCGAATTGCTGCAAAATAAAATCATTGTAAGAAGAGGAGAAGTTATAACTAGCGAAATTCTTGAAAAAAAAGATGTTGATTATAAGCAGATAAATTCAAAAATTAAAATTTTGTTGAGAAAAACTAGAGACGAAATCAAGTTAAGAGGATCTATTGTTAACGAAATTACTACTAGAGGGGACTTTATTAAGAAAATTAGAGATACGTTGAAGATAAATCAAAATAATAAATATCGATTAGAGGTTGTATCCTTAAAAGAAAGTAAAACTGCTGATCCTATAATAGTTGATTTGAATATTTCCAAATTATAA
- the thyX gene encoding FAD-dependent thymidylate synthase: MSKVKLISLTPDAEKTMAYIARVSNPNNQKNEDYSKLLSYCIKNEHWSVFEQSFMTLQIETNRGIAAQILRHRSFTFQEFSQRYADSSQLGDIPLPELRRQDFKNRQNSIPDLPDELKKRFNAKIASHFEAASELYEDLLAEGIAKECARFVLPLATPTRIYMSGSCRSWIHYIHLRSAHGTQEEHKSIAQECKSMFKQSFPIVSKSLDW; the protein is encoded by the coding sequence ATGAGTAAAGTTAAATTGATTTCGCTAACACCTGATGCGGAAAAAACAATGGCTTACATTGCAAGAGTGAGTAATCCAAACAACCAGAAAAATGAAGATTATTCAAAATTACTGAGTTATTGCATTAAAAATGAACATTGGAGTGTATTTGAACAGTCATTTATGACCTTACAAATCGAAACCAATAGAGGGATTGCAGCTCAAATATTAAGGCATAGATCGTTTACTTTTCAGGAATTTTCACAGAGGTATGCAGACAGTTCTCAATTAGGAGATATTCCTTTACCAGAGCTGAGAAGACAAGATTTTAAAAACAGGCAAAATTCTATTCCTGACCTCCCTGATGAATTAAAAAAAAGATTCAATGCAAAAATTGCATCACATTTTGAAGCTGCTTCAGAATTATATGAAGATTTACTTGCTGAAGGAATAGCTAAAGAATGTGCGAGATTTGTTTTACCATTAGCAACTCCAACAAGGATCTATATGTCCGGGTCATGCAGATCATGGATACATTACATTCATTTAAGATCAGCTCATGGTACTCAGGAAGAACACAAGTCTATTGCCCAAGAATGCAAGTCTATGTTTAAACAAAGTTTTCCTATCGTATCAAAATCTCTAGATTGGTAA
- the pth gene encoding aminoacyl-tRNA hydrolase — MNEIYLIGLGNPGKRYSKSRHNIGFLLLENLSKKYNSNFLLKDKIKSSCSEFKINDSTYRLFLPNTFMNNSGDAVRAIVDWYKINLDQIFIIVDDIDLPLGKIRFRKKGSSGGHNGLKSIIENLQTHNFNRIRIGIGSPPSIKGTNNFNTISHVLGNISLEEKLILDKVYKKVIESLEQLNTKKEEYIINELNSFDKDKI, encoded by the coding sequence ATGAATGAAATATATTTAATTGGGTTGGGAAATCCTGGTAAACGATACTCAAAAAGTAGACATAATATTGGTTTTTTGCTTCTTGAAAACCTCTCTAAAAAATATAATTCAAATTTTTTGTTAAAGGATAAAATTAAAAGTTCCTGCTCAGAATTCAAAATCAATGATTCCACTTACAGGTTATTTTTACCAAATACCTTTATGAATAATAGTGGGGATGCAGTCCGAGCAATAGTTGATTGGTACAAAATTAATTTAGATCAGATTTTCATAATAGTCGATGATATAGATCTACCTCTTGGAAAAATAAGATTTAGAAAAAAAGGGAGCTCAGGTGGACATAATGGTCTTAAAAGCATCATTGAAAACTTGCAAACTCATAACTTTAATAGAATAAGAATTGGTATTGGTTCTCCTCCATCAATTAAAGGAACAAATAATTTCAATACGATTTCTCATGTATTAGGCAATATTTCTCTAGAAGAAAAATTAATATTGGATAAAGTATACAAGAAGGTAATAGAATCGCTCGAACAATTAAATACTAAAAAAGAAGAATATATAATAAATGAATTAAATTCTTTTGATAAAGACAAAATTTAA
- the ileS gene encoding isoleucine--tRNA ligase, with the protein MKSQNNKEKKSEFSYKETLNLLKTDFSMRANSVVREPEIQDFWANNNIDFELGSNNSGKTFTLHDGPPYANGALHMGHALNKVLKDIINKYKTLRGFRVHYVPGWDCHGLPIELKVLQNLKSDERKNLDTLNLRKKATDYAYIQINNQMEGFKRWGIWGDWDNPYLTLKKSYESAQIGVFGKMFLNGYIYRGLKPVHWSPSSRTALAEAELEYPDEHYSKSIYVSLKITKVSENILLEFCQENPNIEKDVFLSNSFITIWTTTPWTIPANEAVAVNPKIKYVFAIDEDKRIYLFAKELSSEISNKFNKDLKTLLEVKGASLEDIEYQHPTKNKNCRIVIGGDYITTESGTGIVHTAPGHGIDDFNVGQKYDLPTTCVVDEKGNLNEYSGQFKGSNVLKDANDLIIEHLKGNNFLLLQENYKHRYPYDWRTKKPTIFRATEQWFASVNGFRSSALQAIEDVEWMPATGKKRIYSMVIGRGDWCISRQRSWGVPIPVFYKKNGNEILLNSEIINHIQELFSEHGADIWWDWDVKNLLPENYAKDSDLWKKGTDTMDVWFDSGSSWAAVCEQRSELQYPADLYLEGSDQHRGWFQSSLLTSVAVNNKPPYKKVLTHGFALDENGRKMSKSLGNVVDPNIIINGGNNKKTDPAYGADVLRLWVSSVDYSVDVPIGSNILKQLSDVYRKVRNTARYLLGNIHDYDPNIDSFEIDQLPLLDQWMLGRLVEVTDQISNAYENYEFSKFFQILQSFCVVDLSNFYLDIAKDRLYVSSKSQFRRRSCQFVMSKVVENLAVLISPVLCHMAEDIWQNIPYSTKEKSVFQRGWPIFSQSWKNQTLNEHIMNLRNLRVEINKAIEGCRNKQIIGAALETEVNYLPEDKVVKDSLTWLKRFGNEDVDLFRDWLIVSNFQEVSDLVGNSLIIDKNELGKIQILKAGGEKCDRCWHYQKETFSGIHNTKLCKRCSNIINLECS; encoded by the coding sequence ATGAAATCTCAAAATAACAAAGAAAAGAAATCAGAATTTTCTTATAAAGAGACTTTAAATTTACTTAAAACTGACTTCTCAATGCGTGCTAACTCAGTTGTAAGAGAACCTGAGATTCAAGATTTTTGGGCTAATAATAATATTGATTTCGAATTAGGTTCAAACAACTCAGGAAAAACATTTACATTGCACGATGGCCCACCTTATGCAAATGGAGCTCTGCATATGGGTCATGCTCTCAATAAAGTTTTAAAGGACATAATAAATAAATACAAAACCTTGAGAGGATTCAGGGTACATTATGTTCCTGGTTGGGACTGCCATGGATTACCTATTGAATTAAAAGTACTTCAGAATTTAAAATCTGATGAAAGAAAGAATCTTGATACTCTAAATCTAAGAAAAAAAGCAACAGATTATGCATACATACAAATAAACAATCAAATGGAGGGTTTTAAAAGGTGGGGCATATGGGGAGATTGGGATAACCCTTACTTAACTCTTAAGAAAAGTTATGAATCTGCTCAAATTGGAGTATTTGGGAAAATGTTTTTAAATGGCTATATATATCGAGGTCTTAAACCTGTTCATTGGAGTCCAAGTTCGAGGACTGCACTCGCAGAAGCAGAATTAGAATATCCTGATGAACATTATTCAAAAAGTATTTATGTTTCCTTAAAAATTACTAAAGTATCTGAAAACATTTTATTAGAATTCTGCCAAGAAAATCCCAATATTGAAAAGGATGTTTTTCTAAGTAATTCTTTCATAACTATTTGGACCACCACACCATGGACCATACCCGCAAATGAAGCAGTTGCAGTTAATCCAAAAATAAAATACGTTTTTGCTATTGATGAAGATAAACGAATATACCTTTTTGCAAAAGAATTATCTTCTGAAATTAGTAACAAATTTAATAAAGATCTAAAGACTCTTCTTGAGGTTAAAGGGGCTTCCTTGGAAGATATTGAATATCAACATCCTACCAAAAATAAAAATTGCAGAATTGTGATTGGCGGTGATTACATCACTACAGAATCAGGTACTGGAATTGTTCATACTGCACCAGGTCATGGGATAGATGATTTTAATGTGGGGCAGAAATATGATCTACCTACAACATGTGTTGTTGACGAAAAAGGAAATTTAAATGAATATTCAGGCCAATTCAAAGGATCAAATGTCCTTAAAGATGCAAATGATTTAATTATTGAACATTTAAAGGGAAATAATTTCCTACTATTACAAGAAAATTATAAGCATAGATACCCTTATGATTGGAGAACCAAAAAACCAACTATTTTTAGAGCAACAGAACAATGGTTTGCATCTGTAAATGGCTTCAGATCATCTGCATTACAGGCAATCGAAGATGTTGAATGGATGCCAGCTACTGGAAAGAAAAGAATTTATTCTATGGTCATTGGTAGAGGGGATTGGTGTATTTCTAGGCAAAGGTCTTGGGGGGTTCCAATTCCAGTTTTTTATAAAAAAAATGGTAATGAAATTCTCCTAAATAGCGAGATAATTAATCATATTCAAGAACTTTTTAGTGAACATGGAGCAGATATTTGGTGGGATTGGGATGTTAAGAATCTATTGCCAGAAAATTATGCAAAAGATTCTGATTTATGGAAAAAAGGAACAGATACAATGGATGTCTGGTTCGATTCAGGATCTAGTTGGGCCGCAGTGTGTGAACAAAGAAGTGAATTACAATATCCAGCTGATCTTTATTTAGAGGGCTCAGATCAACATAGAGGTTGGTTCCAGTCTTCTTTGCTCACATCTGTTGCAGTTAATAATAAACCTCCATATAAGAAAGTTTTAACTCATGGTTTTGCACTAGATGAAAATGGAAGAAAAATGAGTAAATCTTTAGGTAATGTTGTTGATCCAAATATAATTATTAATGGCGGTAATAATAAAAAAACGGACCCTGCTTATGGAGCTGATGTCCTAAGGCTCTGGGTAAGCTCGGTAGATTATTCAGTAGATGTTCCAATTGGTTCAAATATACTCAAGCAGCTATCAGACGTTTATAGAAAAGTGCGTAATACAGCAAGATATCTTCTAGGGAATATTCATGATTATGACCCTAATATTGATAGTTTTGAAATTGATCAATTGCCGCTCTTAGATCAATGGATGTTAGGCAGACTAGTTGAGGTTACAGATCAAATATCAAATGCTTATGAAAATTATGAATTTTCAAAATTTTTTCAAATCTTACAAAGTTTTTGCGTTGTAGATCTATCAAATTTCTATTTAGATATTGCCAAGGATAGGTTATATGTAAGTTCTAAATCACAATTTAGGAGAAGATCGTGTCAGTTTGTAATGTCTAAAGTTGTTGAGAATTTAGCTGTTCTTATTTCTCCAGTACTTTGTCATATGGCTGAAGATATTTGGCAAAATATTCCATATTCAACTAAAGAAAAATCAGTTTTTCAAAGAGGATGGCCAATTTTTTCACAGTCCTGGAAAAATCAAACTCTTAATGAACACATCATGAATTTGAGAAATTTGAGAGTTGAAATTAATAAAGCTATAGAAGGATGTAGAAACAAACAAATAATAGGAGCAGCTTTAGAAACAGAGGTTAATTATTTACCTGAAGATAAAGTTGTAAAAGATTCTCTGACTTGGCTAAAAAGATTTGGTAATGAAGATGTAGATTTATTTAGGGATTGGCTTATAGTTTCAAATTTCCAAGAGGTATCCGATTTGGTTGGGAATTCTCTAATTATCGATAAAAATGAACTTGGAAAGATCCAAATATTAAAGGCTGGTGGTGAAAAATGTGATAGATGCTGGCATTATCAAAAAGAAACTTTTAGTGGAATTCACAATACAAAATTATGCAAAAGATGTTCAAATATTATTAATCTTGAATGTTCTTAA
- the ntcA gene encoding global nitrogen regulator NtcA, translated as MIPASQGFSRFSSQQSGQSKINSIGERFPINRTLMEVIKGLEGASTEMVERSKTIFFPGDPAERVYLIRRGAVRLSRVYESGEEITVALLRENSLFGVLSLLTGHRSDRFYHAIAFTRVEMITAPANSVLRAIEEDASVGLLLLQGLSSRILQTETMIETLTHRDMSSRLVSFLMVLCRDFGVASEKGITIDLRLSHQAIAEAIGSTRVTITRLLGDLKDSGLLIIERKKITVFDPIALAKRFN; from the coding sequence ATGATACCTGCTTCTCAAGGATTCAGCCGCTTTAGTTCGCAACAATCCGGACAAAGTAAAATTAACTCTATTGGAGAACGTTTTCCAATAAATAGAACTTTAATGGAAGTAATTAAAGGTCTAGAGGGTGCAAGCACAGAAATGGTAGAGAGATCTAAAACAATTTTTTTTCCTGGGGATCCTGCAGAGAGGGTTTATCTGATAAGAAGAGGAGCCGTAAGGTTGTCAAGAGTTTATGAGTCAGGTGAAGAGATAACTGTTGCTCTTTTAAGAGAAAATAGTCTCTTTGGTGTTTTATCTCTTCTAACAGGACATAGATCTGATCGTTTTTATCATGCCATAGCATTCACAAGAGTTGAAATGATAACAGCCCCTGCAAATTCTGTTTTAAGAGCAATAGAGGAAGATGCTTCCGTAGGGCTATTATTGTTGCAGGGTCTTTCCAGTAGGATCCTACAAACAGAAACAATGATAGAAACTCTTACTCATAGAGATATGTCTTCTCGTTTAGTAAGCTTCTTAATGGTTCTTTGTAGAGACTTTGGAGTTGCAAGTGAAAAAGGTATTACAATAGATTTAAGACTTTCACATCAAGCTATTGCTGAAGCTATTGGTTCAACAAGAGTAACGATTACAAGATTATTAGGCGATTTAAAGGATTCCGGGCTCCTAATTATTGAAAGAAAAAAGATTACAGTATTTGATCCAATAGCTCTTGCAAAAAGATTTAATTGA
- a CDS encoding phosphoglucosamine mutase, which translates to MQSIFGTDGIRGRFNKEITYSLAYKVGYALGSNIENNNPIIIGRDTRISGDILLQAITKGINESGRKFINLGICPTPAIPFLIKKEKMSGGVMISASHNPPEYNGIKIFDHNGQKITKEFENKIQKLVEEQNQNQSVTKKEFSLKTNKELMDIYMKSLIHTMDGENLSGLKIILDTCYGSATTCAKEIFRNLGADVRVINNLKNGLKINMNCGSTNLEPIKKALEENPADMGFSFDGDADRVIGLDSKGNVLDGDHILFLWGRELMEQKILTNNLLISTQMANLGFEKAWNKIGGILYRTDVGDKYVHDAIKEKRAVLGGEQSGHILSKINNFSGDGILTALQIAKYCKKKNITLNDWFKTSFDPFPQKLTNINLDFNINKINPKTKILIDRTIEIYQANNTDNFRVYIRPSGTEPLMRVLVEAKNQTKVNSLSSEITNKLSLEINKIMN; encoded by the coding sequence ATGCAATCAATCTTTGGAACTGATGGGATAAGAGGAAGATTTAATAAAGAGATAACTTATTCTCTAGCCTATAAAGTTGGATATGCTTTAGGTTCAAATATAGAAAATAATAATCCAATAATAATTGGAAGAGATACAAGGATAAGTGGAGATATTCTGCTTCAGGCAATAACAAAAGGAATAAATGAAAGTGGCAGGAAATTTATAAATCTTGGAATATGCCCTACCCCAGCTATCCCTTTTTTAATCAAAAAAGAAAAAATGAGTGGAGGGGTAATGATATCTGCTAGTCATAATCCACCAGAATACAATGGCATAAAAATCTTTGATCATAATGGTCAAAAAATTACTAAAGAATTTGAAAATAAAATTCAAAAATTAGTTGAGGAGCAAAATCAAAATCAATCAGTTACTAAAAAAGAGTTCTCTTTAAAAACGAATAAGGAACTTATGGATATTTATATGAAAAGCTTAATCCACACAATGGACGGAGAAAATTTAAGCGGCTTGAAAATAATATTAGACACCTGCTATGGATCAGCGACAACATGCGCAAAAGAAATTTTTCGGAATCTTGGAGCTGATGTAAGAGTTATCAATAACTTAAAAAATGGTTTAAAAATTAATATGAACTGTGGTTCTACTAACCTTGAACCAATAAAAAAAGCATTAGAAGAAAATCCTGCAGACATGGGATTTAGCTTCGATGGAGATGCCGATAGAGTAATTGGATTAGATTCTAAAGGCAATGTATTAGATGGAGATCATATTCTTTTTCTTTGGGGGAGAGAACTTATGGAACAAAAGATTCTTACAAATAATTTACTAATATCAACTCAAATGGCAAATTTAGGTTTTGAAAAGGCCTGGAACAAAATTGGTGGGATTTTATATAGAACTGATGTAGGAGATAAATACGTTCATGACGCAATTAAGGAAAAAAGAGCTGTTTTAGGAGGTGAGCAGTCAGGTCATATACTTTCAAAAATTAATAACTTTTCTGGAGATGGGATACTGACTGCACTTCAAATAGCTAAATACTGTAAAAAGAAAAATATTACTTTAAATGATTGGTTTAAAACCAGTTTCGACCCTTTTCCTCAGAAACTAACCAACATCAATTTAGATTTTAATATTAATAAAATAAATCCAAAAACCAAAATCTTAATTGATCGAACTATAGAAATTTACCAGGCAAACAATACAGATAATTTTAGAGTTTATATAAGGCCTAGTGGTACAGAACCCTTAATGCGAGTTCTTGTTGAGGCCAAAAATCAGACGAAAGTCAATTCTTTATCAAGTGAAATAACAAACAAACTCTCTTTAGAAATTAATAAAATAATGAATTAA
- a CDS encoding DUF3177 family protein, protein MNVFNQLSIWLSFNLSIIFLVGIPITLFFWSIQKRNQAVNKLLSIYWKISLLFFISLLLLIGKFNYALLVTNISTLLMTISVWFWNDINDELKEYNFTYPLTTTTKVWRWSLSFISLNFLIQSLQNFNCFSSINSAACEIWLQPSSDLYIIIKNLFNFFFGANFTQPIAKFLGLFSLLIYSLGLIQWSIIKFPKNGRNSSFYENDRY, encoded by the coding sequence TTGAACGTTTTTAATCAACTTTCTATTTGGCTATCTTTTAATCTTTCAATAATTTTCCTTGTTGGTATTCCTATTACTTTATTCTTTTGGTCAATTCAAAAAAGAAATCAAGCTGTTAATAAACTTCTATCAATTTATTGGAAAATATCCCTTTTATTTTTTATAAGCCTTTTACTTTTAATAGGCAAGTTTAATTATGCTCTTCTAGTAACAAATATTTCAACGTTATTAATGACAATTTCAGTTTGGTTTTGGAACGATATAAATGATGAATTAAAAGAATATAACTTTACTTACCCCCTTACCACAACGACAAAAGTCTGGAGATGGTCTCTTTCTTTTATATCTCTAAATTTCTTAATCCAAAGTTTGCAAAACTTTAACTGCTTTTCTTCTATTAATTCTGCTGCATGTGAGATATGGCTTCAGCCTTCTTCAGATTTATATATTATAATCAAAAATTTATTTAATTTTTTCTTCGGAGCTAACTTTACTCAGCCAATAGCAAAGTTTTTAGGATTATTTTCATTATTAATCTATTCTTTAGGATTGATTCAATGGTCAATAATTAAATTCCCTAAAAATGGAAGAAACTCTTCCTTCTATGAAAATGACAGATATTGA
- the trmB gene encoding tRNA (guanosine(46)-N7)-methyltransferase TrmB translates to MRQHVNPLSKNFNEIERIPSLIEMFGDPKLNLHLDIGCAAGEFLFDLALVNTSWNYLGIEIREKLVKTAKLKVRERGIKNLYFVFGSANNIFNDIQIKFFIENVKSISFNFPDPWFKKRHYKRRVIQTEFINTLSNSLQKGSLIFIKTDVKDLFDYMDCTISDNSKFKKIDKEDFNYSESFNPNKVKTNREKYVIVKQLDIFDRIYIKI, encoded by the coding sequence ATGAGACAGCATGTTAATCCGCTTAGTAAAAATTTTAATGAAATTGAGAGAATCCCTTCTTTGATTGAAATGTTTGGTGATCCTAAATTGAATCTGCATTTGGATATTGGTTGTGCAGCGGGTGAGTTTCTATTTGATTTAGCTTTAGTTAATACCAGTTGGAATTATTTAGGAATTGAAATACGTGAGAAATTAGTTAAAACTGCTAAATTAAAAGTGCGAGAAAGAGGAATTAAAAATTTATATTTTGTATTTGGCAGTGCTAATAATATTTTTAATGATATCCAGATTAAATTTTTTATAGAGAATGTAAAAAGTATTTCTTTTAACTTTCCAGATCCATGGTTTAAGAAGAGACATTATAAAAGGCGCGTAATTCAGACGGAATTTATTAATACTCTCTCAAACTCATTGCAAAAAGGATCCCTGATTTTTATAAAAACTGATGTAAAGGATTTATTTGATTATATGGATTGCACTATATCTGATAATTCTAAGTTTAAAAAAATAGATAAAGAGGATTTTAATTATTCCGAAAGTTTTAATCCAAATAAAGTTAAAACTAATAGGGAGAAGTATGTGATTGTTAAACAACTTGATATTTTTGATAGGATTTATATAAAAATCTGA
- a CDS encoding DUF3146 family protein produces the protein MRSKPETIANVSVKEYCFSKKQIKGVVEASQFKWTFTWSFNKGLLLVHPPLGRALIEDALLRFLLKKDYELEAGNEYKFTISAKF, from the coding sequence ATGCGTTCAAAACCTGAAACAATAGCCAATGTAAGTGTTAAAGAATATTGCTTCTCAAAAAAACAAATTAAGGGCGTTGTGGAAGCTAGTCAATTTAAATGGACTTTTACATGGTCTTTTAATAAAGGTTTATTATTAGTTCATCCTCCTTTGGGAAGAGCATTAATTGAGGATGCCTTATTAAGATTTTTATTGAAAAAAGATTATGAACTAGAAGCAGGTAATGAATATAAGTTTACTATTTCAGCCAAGTTTTAA
- the dcd gene encoding dCTP deaminase, producing MLKNDLWINQKAAEGMINPFQSNLVRHLDPNNQQKPVLSYGCSSYGYDLRLSSKEFLIFRHIPGTVMNPKKFNPDNLEQTVLHHDDDGDFFILPAHSYGLGVALEKMKVPENITVICIGKSTYARLGIIVNTTPAEAGWEGHLTLEFSNSSGADCRIYANEGICQLLFFEGDPCSTTYEDRKGKYQNQPEKVTLAKI from the coding sequence ATGCTTAAAAATGATCTCTGGATAAATCAAAAAGCGGCTGAAGGAATGATAAACCCCTTCCAATCAAATTTAGTACGGCATCTTGATCCTAACAATCAACAAAAGCCAGTTTTAAGTTACGGATGCTCCTCATATGGCTATGATTTAAGACTTTCATCAAAAGAATTTCTAATTTTTAGACATATCCCGGGTACTGTGATGAATCCCAAAAAGTTTAATCCTGATAATTTAGAACAAACTGTTCTTCACCATGATGATGATGGAGACTTTTTTATTCTTCCTGCTCACTCATATGGTTTAGGGGTAGCTTTAGAAAAGATGAAAGTACCAGAGAATATAACTGTAATTTGCATAGGCAAAAGTACTTATGCCAGGCTAGGGATTATAGTTAATACAACGCCTGCAGAGGCAGGATGGGAAGGTCACCTAACATTGGAGTTTAGTAATAGTTCTGGTGCAGATTGCAGAATTTATGCCAACGAGGGTATCTGTCAACTACTCTTTTTTGAAGGAGACCCTTGCTCTACAACATATGAAGATAGAAAAGGTAAATATCAAAATCAACCAGAAAAGGTAACTCTAGCAAAGATCTAA